Within Wyeomyia smithii strain HCP4-BCI-WySm-NY-G18 chromosome 2, ASM2978416v1, whole genome shotgun sequence, the genomic segment AAGGTAACCCTTCCTCCTTACGCTTCGAATTAACGAACTTCCAGAAGCTTTTCGGATTTAAACGTAAGTTGTGTTCCGTCTTTCGCACGTACATTGTGTACAGAGTTCTGTTCAGTGCTTTGTATGAACGGCTGGCAGAAGTAAATCGGATCCGATTGATAGGGTTTCTATTCTTTTGATAGGCGCGCAAAGCTGACTTTCGAACTCGATTAAGTTTTGTGAGCTGCCTGTTTCCCCAAACAGGTTTGCAACGAGGACGAACTTTTGGAACATGCCGATGTATAAGCTCCTGAACTGTTTCAGTGAATCCATTCACGGCCTCATCCAAGTTAGCACACCGGTTAATGAAGGTCCAACCGATATCATTTAAAGCTGCGTTGATTGCATCAAAGTTTCCACGCCGAAAATCAAAACTGGACGGATCGAACTCGTCAACGAACTGAGCCTTAACGGGCCTATTAAAAGTAACCATCAAAGGTGGATGATGAACGTCGATGTTGCAGAGGGGATCGGGTGCGGTAGTGACCGAGCATGCTGGAAAAGCATGTGAGTTTGCGAAAATTAGGTCAAGGAACCTGCCATTCAGGTTGCAAACAGAATTAATCTGATACAGACTGTGAAAAGCCATACCGTCTAATAAACGGGTGCTACCAGCATTCACAGATGAGCGCGAAGCGTCAACAAAGAGATAACTAGGCTCCGACTGCATCGACCAGGATAAACCAGCACGATTATAATCGCCAAAGATAAGCAGATCGTCGTTAATACTAGTTGAATTGATAACCTTTTCAACTGATAAAATATGCCGATCAACAATTTCAACTTCATTCCGCATGTTCGGGGGAATGTAAAAATCGCCGATTACAATGTTAAATGCACCATTTTCGACCGTAACCCACAGCTGTTCAAGCGACTCATCCATGGCTTCAATTAATAATGCCGATACCAACGATCGTCGCACAGCGATAATTACTCCACCACCCCTTGCTTTGGTGCTATTCAACAAGCTACGATCTGTCCGATACACGGTATAATCAATGCCAAACAATTGAGTAGAAGAAATTTGCGCATCCAACCAGGACTCGGTGAGAATGATGCAGTCGTAAAACGAATTGGAAACTTCTAAAGCAAACTCGGTTACTTTACTGCGTAGGCCATGCACGTTTTGATAGTAGCAGAGTAGAGATGGCAGGTCAGTATTGCACGGGGAATCGCATTGTTGCCGGCCGACTCGCATGGCACTGTTGcttgaaaataaaacagtaCTAGCTGTCTGCTGTTCGCTAACGTCGCCCAGTGGAAGAGCTCGTCGTGGAGGGGACGCAGAAGCAGGCATTAAGTGGCGAGTGATTTCGCACTGTCCAGTGAGGTTGTTCACAGGGCATAGTCCAGAATTGACATCAATGATTGGGTGATTCGTTGGTAGATGACTAAAACGTGCGGGAATGTCAAGTGGTGAAATGTTGCTATTAGTAAAATACTTGCCAATACGAGCAAGCTGGAAGACCCCTTCTCCATCCTCAAACACAGGACCGGAACGGCTGATGAACGCAGGCTGCAGTAGCGCGACTGTGATGAGTGGGTCAGGGGCTTCCAAGTTGCTTGATTCGGTGCGTCCCGGGCTGGCTCCAAAGAATACATGGTGGTCGTCAGTGAATTTTGATGAGTCAATTGTAGTCGAATCTGCATGCAGTAATACGGTAGATAGCTCGTGGACAGCAGTCGAAACGTTAGTCGAGAAAAAAGTCGCGGGATCTAGTTTTTTGGACGATCGACGAATTCCCTGAATAATAAACCAGACGGCCAAGAAGCGGGGTCCAGAGCAATCGATTTTACATAGGGATCCAAACCAATTTTGTATGATATGTAGGAATAATTCGTCGTATCGAACCAGCTGTACCTTTTTGAACGAGCCGAACAACAGCAACAGGTTCAATTGAATTCAGGCAGCGtgaaacaattttctgcacatcGTTATCCGTTACTTTGGGATTTAAACCGGATAGGTAGAGCCAAAAGCACTTTTTTGCTACCACAGAAGCAACCGATGACACCGAGAGATCACTTAAATCAACAGTATTAGTGCCTCGATCAGAAGTGATTTCTAACGGCATGCGGTCCGCACGGCGCCGTTTAGGATTTCTTGCGGGCCATATCGGTGTGGATAAATTCGCAGCGGCGGACAAGTTAGCGGGAGTTCCAACGAACCCAATGCGGCGGTTTTTGCGACATACTTTCAACCTTATTGTTCAATCCGTCTACCATTTCGCACAATTTTTGCACTTGAGACGGCAAATCAACCAGCTGTAGCGATTGAGCGTTTTGGCTGTTTAGTGCGTCAGCCACATAAGTATTTATCGAACGGCCGTTCAGTTTATCGCGGCACTGAGgacaaataaacaatattttgcCTAGTGCAAAGAGTTCTTTGCAAATCCTGCTGTTGAAGCCACAGCATTGCTGGTTTATATGATAGCAAGTTTCAATAAAACCGCAACGTACCGGCTCGAGGTCGTTGATTTCGAGTTTGCATTCGCCGCACAGTTTTTTCTCCATTACGGTATCAGAAATTAACAAACAGCACGGTTTGATGAAATATGAGTGCACAAGAATGAAGCGCCTGTGGGTAGGCTTAACAGACGGTAATCTTATTGCGCGGCAATATGTAGGTCCAACAATAACAAAGTCAGCATCCAATGCACAGTCCACTTCAATAACGAAAGCGAATATCACGAAATATCACAATGCTAGAACTTGCACTTCACTATTCCCTAGTTCACTGCTAGCTTAAAACAATATTGTTCAATAATCAAATAGCGTTCGAACTAAAATAAAGTACTAACAAGTTGAAATTAAACAGAGCCAGAGATGGTccaacaaaccagtcgtcgtgggttcgagtcaaGGCTCGGGAGAAaccgttagtgtcagtaggatcgcagcACTAGTCCCgcgattgtcctgtacactaaacagttggctgcgaagtctgtgtataataaacaaaaggtcgagttccgaaccggaatgtagcaccaatgcTTTGCTTACTTTGTTTAGAATGGATTTTAGAACATTCTTACAAACATTCCTAGCACCAAATTGCTTCATTTGGTCAAGCCGATGTAATGattttgaagtaaaatacttctctcaggaagttcggctacatagggatgtgaaatgaaaatctaaaactgaaaaaagtgaaaaatatgtccaatttaaaatgctaataaatcggttagtattcgatagatttccttcgttcttgcagtaatagattggaaaatcttctaagattcttcccacaagcagataattgtaattttatttatcaaactattgtaatattgaaaatagtcaagcctttccaaaacgaaaacttcggcctctgattggtcgttatataattgcttctcaagcacggtcgacagaatcatagaccttgccatttgaaatgtgttgtttggcctatataagagcctgtttaacccgaagccgctcattataattctagactgcaacaacagcagtcctcctttagcagcagcagcggatacagcagcagtagcagtgcagcggataacggccacagtTGTGGTATGGTATGAGAattgtcaatccttgttgaagcgcaaaattcgactgatctgatcagtcgttaatatgattgctttccaagcacggtctacagaatcatagaccttgcaattttcagctgatgcagggcagcggataccaatagcagcgtatagcggccaaaacattagcatggctacggatagcgtagcaaaTGCAgagggtttagcatcgatagcagctgatgcagtgaggcactttagtgaaatgcaaactctgtgcgatagcgggcaatagtaaatgcattcaatgaaaagtcgactcattttgacaacacatgagccgtctagttttgagtgttaaatcagcttttcactgtttactttcgCGCTGTTTATTCGcatgtcagtgataacgccaagatgtgatcggtatcttatccgatattgaattgaacaacaaattaaaaaatgactgacacgcaagcagccgggttttcttgtaaaagtattcaacttcatccttgcggttgtggctttgcacacaaccctcctgtgattttttgaagtagaatacttctctcaggaagttcggctacatagggatgtaaaatgaaaatctaaaaccgaaaaaagtgaaaaatttgtccaatttaaaatgctaatgaatcggttagtattcgatggatttccttcgttcttgcagcaatagattggaaaatcttctaagattcttcccaaaataagataattgtaattttattattcacactattgtactattgaaaatagtcaagccttgtcaaaacgaaaaattcgacctctgattggtcgttatatgcttgcttcccaactACGGTCGACatgatcatataccttgcagttgaaaacatgctatttggcctatataagagcctgtttcagccggagccgctcataatagttctagacagcgacaacagcagtcgtccttccttagcagcagcactaaccctgtggttggtcaccacgtctcaggagcagcgcggttttttctcagcgtgtgtcgccagacagccattattccccccgtgttggagcagcatgaagattgccatctggaaatccaattttggaaatcaaaatgcctttttgaaggcaaataaacaagtcattgaaagttaatattttttgtcaacgcaagcaagcattctgtgttgcatcctaacaatttaaatttgtcgcactcgtctaatttactgaatgtgaaatagcttccacagtgcatgttgtccgtgtatcttaattcccccaatgttagagcagctcaaaagttgtaattagcaaccgattttgaaccgcaacatgcttttttcaaggcaaataaaaaaataattgaaggttaataattttctggcatcaacacaagcagacattctgtgcgggatgcaatcaaattctgttgtagttgtctaattttcactttatttagtaaaccccccactgtaggggcagcgcaaaggctgcgatcggcataaccgacattgaataataaactgccctgttagtacgtattcacaaaagcagttagttcgactatgcaaagctaatatgaagtcgattcaatcaatcagcataaacagaatttcgtcgtctcccagctgtcaagttgcaacatgatgcaacacgcaacagcgagcaaacgaaatttattcgctggatacactatctactgtctactgaacgcaataatctgcttacatgcgacacggggacgggaacattttcttcaacgaagctgcgcaacacgacacaaaacatgttattttgttgcttcaatgagagtgctatcggtccggttcgacaagaaatcatttttgtgcatccgtgctacgaaactgaggaaaaacttttagaaactgaaaaaagaggtggagcttatcaaatgatcgctctgaaccagaatgaagtcacacatatttttcaagctatatcattccaccacgtacgtaaaataattcattcctattttcatccctatataagagcctgttttagtcgaagccgctcatagtagttctgaacagcgacgacagcagtcctcccttagcagcagcgggagcgagcagtgggtaccatcgatagcggatagcggccacaactgtggcatggctgcgaataagcgaaGCAGTTTGTAACTGGTCGGCTGAATCGCTTCCCGATGATAAGCGGGTGGCTTAAATGCGCCACTCTCCTAAGAGAGACCACCCGCCGAGATGTGATTGCCCAGCCTGAGACCTTCCAAGGGGAGGTTCTTTTTTATCCCGTTACGGGAAGGGAAGCTGTCCGCTGACCTTAAATGCCCTGCTCTACTCCGCTAAATGCGTCAGATACTTTGCCTACGCTCCCACCTGGTACCTTTATCCGCGGTACTCGACCTCGCAAAAACAGAACGGCAGAGGGTTAATTTTCATCACTGGCCCAATCCAGTCTCGCAGAACTAAAATAGACCAGGGTGGATTCGGGAGCTTTCCGGGCTGGTTTCGGAGCCAGCCGTCCCagtaaaataataccaaaaaaaaaacagcgaaacTACACGAAACCCCGAGTGAAACCAGTGAAAAACCTTAACTCATCTACTAGGACAGTCTATCACTTTTCATAAAAACTGCCGTTTTCTGCCGTATAACTACTGCGGTTTATTCCAGTGAGATTTGGTACCTTCTATCCCGTTTCAGCATTTTCTTACAATGGTTTTGGTTTACAATTTCGCTTCACTAGGCCTAGTCATTTCTGATCCTAACTCATTCCTTTCCCGATTT encodes:
- the LOC129719994 gene encoding uncharacterized protein LOC129719994, whose amino-acid sequence is MEKKLCGECKLEINDLEPCRDKLNGRSINTYVADALNSQNAQSLQLVDLPSQVQKLCEMVDGLNNKVENSTTIDSSKFTDDHHVFFGASPGRTESSNLEAPDPLITVALLQPAFISRSGPVFEDGEGVFQLARIGKYFTNSNISPLDIPARFSHLPTNHPIIDVNSGLCPVNNLTGQCEITRHLMPASASPPRRALPLGDVSEQQTASTVLFSSNSAMRVGRQQCDSPCNTDLPSLLCYYQNVHGLRSKVTEFALEVSNSFYDCIILTESWLDAQISSTQLFGIDYTVYRTDRSLLNSTKARGGGVIIAVRRSLVSALLIEAMDESLEQLWVTVENGAFNIVIGDFYIPPNMRNEVEIVDRHILSVEKVINSTSINDDLLIFGDYNRAGLSWSMQSEPSYLFVDASRSSVNAGSTRLLDGMAFHSLYQINSVCNLNGRFLDLIFANSHAFPACSVTTAPDPLCNIDVHHPPLMVTFNRPVKAQFVDEFDPSSFDFRRGNFDAINAALNDIGWTFINRCANLDEAVNGFTETVQELIHRHVPKVRPRCKPVWGNRQLTKLNRVRKSALRAYQKNRNPINRIRFTSASRSYKALNRTLYTMYVRKTEHNLRLNPKSFWKFVNSKRKEEGLPSSMFLLNNEASTNDSKCDLFAKHFASVFNTRCASPDEIATALAPVPADVFNTGILTITNVEVANAIRNLKQSFSPGPDGIPAVLLKKCAGSLEFPLTAIFNLSLLRHQFPRSWKESLMFPVFKKGDKRNVKNYRGISCLCACSKVFEAIIHHHLMFSVKNYISTAQHGFFPGRSVSTNLLEFTSFCIRGMNRCLRIDAVYTDLKAVFDRVDHGLLRAKCDKLGAATGMNGRVARLLPT